A single Phoenix dactylifera cultivar Barhee BC4 chromosome 1, palm_55x_up_171113_PBpolish2nd_filt_p, whole genome shotgun sequence DNA region contains:
- the LOC103706616 gene encoding flavonol 3-O-glucosyltransferase UGT89B1-like: MSSAISPAPCIHRIMIMHKAQQRRRPPFFDPQKKSPNGKAFIDSHLSTTWRKALGSLPLPSTPMANSEDSRRQPVHLLLVPLPAQGHLIPLLDLACHLSNRFAAAGAALSLTVLVTPANLPLLDSFFSAVPSARPLALPLPAHPSLPAGVEHVRDLPAQISTATLVRALSLLSPDVLRWARSHPHPPSAILSDFFLGWTNRLAADLAVPRLVFYSSGAFAVSIVDHVWQRMPRREDGDGPAALTVLCDLPSSPVFPFDHLPGVWRRFRAGDPDWEVMREGFLANATGSWGAAINTFDALEGPFLAHLKRAYPRVWAVGPISPAGPAVGRGGRSSIPVEEVAAWLDACPPRSVVYACFGSQYTPTEKQGRALAAALEWSGARFVWAAGGDGAVVPEGFEGRVAGRGLVVRGWAPQVQILNHGAVGAFVTHCGWNSVLEAAAAGVTLLAWPMGADQFVNARLLVEELGVAVRVGEGVEGTPEPDDLARVMVEAVAEGAWPEMRVRATELGRAAAEAVAEGGSSYRALEQMAKELSEAAYVEMK, encoded by the coding sequence ATGAGCTCAGCAATATCTCCTGCGCCATGCATCCATCGCATCATGATCATGCATAAGGCCCAACAAAGACGCCGACCCCCATTTTTTGACCCCCAAAAAAAGAGTCCAAATGGTAAAGCTTTTATCGATTCCCACTTGTCGACGACTTGGAGAAAAGCTCTCGGTTCCCTTCCCCTTCCTTCAACCCCGATGGCGAATTCCGAGGACTCTCGTCGTCAACCCGTCCACCTCCTCCTCGTCCCGCTCCCGGCTCAGGGCCACCTCATCCCCCTCCTCGACCTCGCCTGCCACCTCTCCAACCGCTTCGCCGCCGCCGGCGCCGCCCTCTCGCTCACCGTCCTCGTCACCCCCGCCAACCTCCCCCTCCTTGACTCCTTCTTCTCCGCCGTCCCTTCCGCCCGCCCCCTCGCCCTTCCCCTCCCTGCCCACCCCTCCCTCCCCGCCGGCGTCGAGCACGTACGCGACCTCCCCGCCCAGATCTCCACTGCCACCCTCGTCCGCGCCCTCTCCCTCCTCAGCCCCGACGTCCTCCGCTGGGCCCGATCCCATCCCCACCCGCCCTCCGCCATCCTCTCCGACTTCTTCCTCGGCTGGACCAACCGCCTCGCCGCCGATCTAGCAGTCCCCCGCCTCGTCTTCTACTCCTCCGGCGCCTTCGCCGTCTCCATCGTCGACCACGTCTGGCAACGCATGCCCCGCCGCGAGGACGGCGACGGCCCCGCCGCCCTCACCGTCCTCTGCGACCTCCCCTCTTCCCCGGTCTTCCCCTTCGACCACCTCCCCGGCGTCTGGCGCCGGTTCAGGGCCGGCGACCCGGACTGGGAAGTCATGCGGGAGGGCTTCCTCGCCAACGCCACCGGCAGCTGGGGGGCGGCCATCAACACCTTCGACGCCCTCGAGGGCCCCTTCCTCGCGCACCTAAAGCGGGCCTACCCCCGCGTCTGGGCGGTGGGGCCCATCTCCCCGGCTGGTCCTGCGGTGGGGCGCGGCGGCCGGAGCTCCATCCCGGTGGAGGAGGTGGCGGCTTGGCTGGACGCGTGCCCGCCGCGGTCGGTGGTGTACGCCTGCTTCGGGAGCCAGTACACGCCGACGGAGAAGCAGGGGCGGGCGCTGGCGGCGGCGCTGGAGTGGAGCGGGGCGCGGTTCGTGTGGGCCGCCGGCGGCGACGGAGCGGTGGTGCCGGAGGGTTTCGAGGGGCGAGTGGCGGGGCGGGGGCTGGTGGTGCGGGGGTGGGCGCCGCAGGTGCAGATACTGAACCACGGGGCGGTGGGGGCGTTCGTGACGCACTGCGGATGGAACTCGGTgctggaggcggcggcggcgggagtGACGCTGCTGGCATGGCCGATGGGGGCGGACCAGTTCGTGAACGCGAGGCTGctggtggaggagttgggggtGGCGGTGAGGGTCGGGGAGGGGGTGGAGGGGACGCCGGAGCCGGATGATCTGGCGAGGGTGATGGTGGAGGCGGTGGCGGAGGGGGCGTGGCCGGAGATGAGGGTCCGGGCGACTGAGCTGGggagggcggcggcggaggcggtgGCAGAAGGGGGGAGCTCGTACCGGGCTCTGGAGCAAATGGCCAAGGAGCTCTCCGAAGCTGCGTACGTAGAAATGAAGTGA